A portion of the Bacteroides faecium genome contains these proteins:
- a CDS encoding beta-galactosidase, with the protein MNKQKKRYWIIYLLVPFLILGCSAPTEHVKIENGTFIINGKEVQLICGEMHYPRIPHEYWRDRLHRARAMGLNTVSAYVFWNFHERQPGEFDFTGQADIAEFVRTAQEEGLYVILRPGPYVCAEWDFGGYPSWLLKEKDMTYRSKDPRFLSYCERYIKELGKQLSPLTINNGGNIIMVQVENEYGSYAADKEYLTAIRDMIKEAGFNVPLFTCDGGGQVEAGHVDGALPTLNGVFGEDIFKVVDKYHPGGPYFVAEFYPAWFDEWGKRHSSVAYERPAEQLDWMLSHGVSVSMYMFHGGTNFWYMNGANTSGGFRPQPTSYDYDAPLGEWGNCYPKYHAFREVIQKYLPEGTVLPDVPADNPTTTFATVELKESAPLTAAFHQTTQSEEVLSMEDVGIDFGYIHYQTTIQKAGKQKLIIQDLRDYAVILVDGKQVASLDRRYNQNSTTLDIHKVPAALEILVENTGRVNYGPDILFNRKGITSQVLWGNEKLTGWAVTPLPLYKEKVSSLSFGKEIKGVPAFHRGTFTIEQEGDCFVDMSQWGKGAVWVNGKSLGRFWNIGPQQTLYIPAPWLKTGENEIVVFEMEDTGKRSLQGLDKPVLDSLGADKNKPEKQQRNQTGSPVLEEGDILLKTTLAETNDWQQFDLPVVSTLRHFCVETLSSYTEDNQSCISEVELLDDKGQPVDKTRWEAIYVSSEQADKNLGVAENLFDGDISSFWHTDPATEPGQPHRVIIDIKEIYKVSALRFKVRKGAFLSGKVKEINVYGRPQFFLFH; encoded by the coding sequence GAAAATGGCACTTTTATTATCAACGGAAAAGAGGTGCAATTGATTTGTGGAGAAATGCACTATCCCCGTATTCCACATGAGTATTGGCGTGACCGTCTGCATAGGGCGCGTGCAATGGGGCTGAACACTGTCTCCGCCTACGTATTCTGGAATTTCCACGAACGGCAGCCGGGTGAATTTGATTTTACCGGGCAGGCGGATATTGCCGAATTTGTCCGTACCGCACAAGAAGAAGGTCTGTATGTCATTCTGCGTCCCGGACCGTATGTATGTGCGGAATGGGATTTCGGCGGATACCCTTCGTGGCTTCTGAAAGAAAAAGATATGACCTACCGTAGCAAAGACCCTCGTTTTTTGTCATATTGCGAGCGATATATCAAGGAACTTGGCAAGCAACTGTCCCCTCTGACTATCAACAATGGCGGTAATATTATCATGGTGCAGGTAGAAAATGAATACGGTTCGTATGCAGCAGATAAAGAATACCTTACCGCTATTCGTGATATGATAAAAGAGGCCGGGTTTAATGTCCCGTTGTTCACCTGTGACGGTGGCGGACAGGTGGAAGCCGGACACGTTGACGGCGCATTGCCTACACTGAACGGTGTGTTCGGTGAAGATATTTTCAAAGTAGTGGATAAATACCATCCGGGCGGTCCTTATTTTGTGGCGGAGTTCTACCCGGCTTGGTTTGATGAGTGGGGAAAACGCCATTCGTCTGTTGCCTATGAGCGTCCTGCCGAACAGTTGGACTGGATGCTGAGCCACGGAGTGTCTGTCAGTATGTATATGTTTCATGGCGGAACAAATTTCTGGTATATGAACGGTGCCAATACCAGCGGCGGATTTCGTCCCCAACCTACCAGTTACGATTATGACGCACCTTTGGGCGAATGGGGAAATTGCTATCCCAAATACCATGCATTCAGAGAAGTGATTCAGAAATACTTGCCCGAAGGAACTGTATTGCCGGACGTGCCTGCCGATAATCCGACTACCACTTTCGCGACAGTCGAATTAAAGGAAAGTGCCCCTTTGACTGCCGCTTTCCATCAGACTACGCAATCGGAAGAGGTGCTGTCAATGGAAGATGTAGGCATTGATTTCGGATATATTCATTATCAGACAACGATTCAAAAAGCAGGAAAGCAGAAATTGATTATTCAGGATTTGCGTGATTATGCTGTTATATTGGTAGATGGCAAACAAGTAGCCAGCTTAGACCGTCGTTATAATCAGAACAGCACGACGTTGGATATTCATAAAGTTCCTGCTGCATTGGAAATTCTGGTTGAGAATACCGGACGGGTAAATTATGGTCCTGATATTCTTTTTAATCGTAAAGGGATTACAAGTCAGGTACTTTGGGGTAATGAGAAATTGACAGGCTGGGCAGTCACTCCGCTTCCTCTTTATAAAGAAAAGGTGTCTTCTCTGTCTTTCGGTAAAGAAATCAAAGGAGTTCCGGCATTTCATAGGGGGACGTTTACTATAGAACAGGAGGGCGATTGCTTTGTCGACATGAGTCAATGGGGGAAAGGAGCCGTTTGGGTAAATGGTAAATCATTGGGGCGTTTCTGGAATATCGGTCCTCAACAGACCCTCTATATACCTGCTCCCTGGTTGAAAACAGGCGAGAATGAAATTGTTGTTTTCGAAATGGAAGATACGGGAAAGAGGAGCTTGCAAGGATTGGACAAGCCGGTTCTCGACAGTTTGGGTGCAGATAAAAACAAACCGGAGAAACAGCAGCGCAATCAAACAGGTAGTCCTGTTCTGGAAGAAGGAGATATTCTTCTGAAAACCACTTTGGCGGAGACGAACGATTGGCAGCAGTTCGATTTACCAGTTGTGAGCACTCTGCGCCATTTCTGCGTTGAAACGCTTTCTTCATATACGGAAGACAACCAATCCTGCATTTCAGAAGTGGAATTGTTGGATGATAAAGGGCAACCGGTTGATAAGACCAGATGGGAAGCCATCTATGTAAGTAGCGAGCAGGCAGATAAGAATCTGGGCGTGGCAGAGAATTTGTTCGATGGAGATATTTCTTCATTCTGGCATACAGATCCGGCAACGGAACCCGGACAGCCACATCGTGTCATTATCGATATAAAGGAAATTTATAAAGTATCAGCCCTTCGTTTCAAGGTTCGTAAAGGCGCTTTTTTATCAGGAAAAGTGAAGGAGATAAACGTATATGGCCGTCCGCAATTTTTCTTGTTTCATTGA
- a CDS encoding alpha-N-acetylglucosaminidase: MNIRILITLLLGVTLFCSCQPKLLPVNSLAERVTEGTSKGRILFQMMPEQNGVSKDYFEITTKDGKVLITGNSDLSLATGLNWYLKYVAGIHLSWNNPSQKLPEVLPLPKEKIHQETAMQNRYYLNYCTYSYSMAFWDWERWEKEIDWMALHGINMPLSITGMEVVWYNLLKRVGYTTEEINEFISGPAFMAWWQMNNLEGWGGPNPDSWYQQQEVLQKKIISRMRELGIEPVFPGYAGMVPRNIGEKLGYQIADPGKWCGFPRPAFLSSEDEHFDSFAAMYYEELEKLYGKATYYSMDPFHEGGNTEGVDLAKAGASIMKAMKKANPEAVWVIQAWQANPRPAMIESLNPGDMLVLDLYSEKRPQWGDSDSMWYREKGFGKHDWLYCMLLNFGGNVGLHGRMDQLVNGYYDACAHVNGQKLRGVGATPEGIENNPVMFELLYELPWRAERFSPDAWLQGYLKARYGGELSSEVMEAWRALEHTVYNAPKNSPGEGTIESLLCARPGFHLDRTSTWGYSKLFYSPDSTSKAADLMLSVAEQYKGNNNFEYDLVDIVRQSNADKGNALLEDISQSYDRKDKENFRKQTRQFLELIQSQDSLLSTRKEFSVSSWLAAARSLGTTDAEKKLYEWNASALITVWGDSIAANQGGLHDYSHREWSGLLKDLYYPRWKVFFEQKQQELDGKSAGEAINFYGMEKAWAEKSHGY, translated from the coding sequence ATGAACATACGCATTTTGATAACCTTATTACTTGGAGTGACTCTATTTTGTAGCTGCCAGCCGAAGCTGTTACCGGTAAATTCTTTAGCAGAGCGTGTAACGGAAGGAACCTCGAAAGGACGAATCCTTTTTCAGATGATGCCGGAACAGAACGGTGTGTCTAAAGACTACTTTGAGATAACCACCAAAGACGGCAAAGTCCTGATAACCGGAAATTCCGATTTATCATTGGCGACGGGGCTGAACTGGTATCTGAAATATGTAGCCGGTATTCATCTTTCCTGGAATAATCCGTCGCAGAAATTGCCGGAAGTACTACCTCTTCCCAAAGAGAAAATCCATCAGGAGACGGCTATGCAAAACCGTTATTACCTGAATTATTGTACCTATTCCTACTCTATGGCTTTCTGGGATTGGGAACGTTGGGAGAAAGAGATAGACTGGATGGCATTGCATGGCATTAATATGCCTTTGAGCATTACCGGAATGGAAGTAGTCTGGTACAACCTGCTGAAACGTGTCGGATACACAACGGAAGAAATCAATGAATTTATCTCCGGTCCGGCTTTCATGGCGTGGTGGCAGATGAATAATCTGGAAGGGTGGGGCGGACCTAATCCCGACAGTTGGTATCAACAACAAGAGGTGCTTCAAAAGAAGATAATATCCCGTATGCGTGAGTTGGGTATTGAACCCGTATTTCCGGGTTATGCAGGAATGGTTCCCCGCAATATCGGAGAGAAATTAGGTTATCAGATTGCCGATCCCGGCAAGTGGTGCGGCTTCCCCCGTCCGGCTTTCCTTTCTTCGGAAGACGAGCATTTCGATTCCTTTGCAGCTATGTACTATGAAGAATTGGAGAAACTTTACGGAAAAGCTACATATTATAGTATGGATCCATTCCATGAAGGTGGCAACACGGAAGGAGTAGACTTGGCAAAAGCCGGAGCTTCTATTATGAAAGCCATGAAGAAAGCGAATCCGGAAGCTGTCTGGGTGATTCAGGCATGGCAGGCGAATCCGCGTCCGGCAATGATAGAATCTTTGAATCCGGGTGATATGCTGGTACTGGATTTGTATAGTGAGAAACGTCCGCAATGGGGAGACTCGGATTCGATGTGGTATCGTGAGAAAGGGTTCGGCAAACATGACTGGCTTTATTGTATGTTGTTGAACTTCGGAGGAAATGTCGGTCTGCATGGGCGGATGGATCAGTTGGTGAACGGATATTACGATGCGTGTGCACACGTAAATGGGCAAAAATTGCGTGGCGTAGGGGCTACCCCTGAGGGGATAGAGAATAATCCGGTTATGTTTGAACTCTTATATGAATTGCCGTGGCGTGCGGAACGCTTTTCACCGGACGCATGGTTGCAAGGATATCTGAAAGCCCGTTATGGTGGTGAACTGTCATCAGAAGTTATGGAAGCATGGAGAGCGTTGGAACATACGGTTTATAATGCTCCCAAGAACTCTCCGGGCGAGGGAACGATAGAATCTCTTTTGTGTGCCCGTCCGGGTTTCCATTTGGACAGGACATCTACATGGGGATATTCCAAACTGTTCTATTCGCCTGATTCTACTTCGAAAGCTGCGGATTTGATGCTCTCTGTGGCCGAACAATATAAGGGCAACAACAATTTTGAATATGACTTGGTGGATATCGTACGTCAGAGTAATGCTGATAAAGGCAATGCATTGCTTGAAGATATATCCCAAAGTTATGACCGGAAAGACAAAGAGAATTTCCGGAAGCAGACGCGGCAATTTCTTGAACTCATTCAATCGCAAGACAGCTTATTGTCTACCCGGAAAGAGTTCTCCGTATCTTCTTGGCTGGCTGCCGCACGTTCTTTAGGTACTACCGACGCAGAAAAGAAACTCTACGAATGGAATGCGTCTGCATTAATCACAGTCTGGGGTGACAGCATCGCTGCCAATCAGGGGGGGTTGCATGATTATTCTCATCGTGAATGGAGTGGTCTTTTGAAAGATTTGTATTATCCGCGTTGGAAAGTTTTCTTTGAGCAGAAACAACAGGAACTGGATGGTAAATCTGCCGGTGAAGCGATTAATTTCTATGGAATGGAGAAAGCTTGGGCGGAGAAATCTCATGGATATTAA